Proteins encoded together in one Labrus bergylta chromosome 20, fLabBer1.1, whole genome shotgun sequence window:
- the LOC136177210 gene encoding involucrin-like: protein MTEILLIRFRERDRAVMSSSSQQEVQQEEVTPHESQQGEPQREELHKEDPKQEAVQQEAVQQEAVQQEAMDQEEDFQEEPQQEKPFEEDVQKVVLHKEEVNQHQQEELDDKVEDTDEVEHQKEELQEEELQEEELLEEEQLQEAKLQKKELQDEELQAAASIIQQAWRRHVEAAAVDTPTDTH from the exons ATGACTGAGATCCTGTTAATAaggttcagagagagagacagagcagtcATGAG CTCCAGCAGCCAGCAGGaggtgcagcaggaggaggttACTCCCCACgagagccagcagggggagccaCAGAGGGAGGAGCTCCACAAGGAAGATCCCAAGCAGGAGGCGGTCCAGCAGGAGGCGGTCCAGCAGGAGGCGGTCCAGCAGGAGGCGATGGATCAAGAGGAGGACTTTCAGGAGGAACCTCAGCAGGAGAAGCCTTTTGAGGAAGATGTCCAGAAGGTGGTGCTCCACAAGGAGGAGGTGAACCAGCACCAGCAGGAGGAGTTAGACGATAAAGTGGAGGACACAGACGAGGTAGAGCATCagaaggaggagctgcaggaggaggagctgcaggaggaggagctgctggaggaggagcagctgcaggaggcAAAGCTGCAGAAGAAGGAGCTGCAGGACGAGGAGCTGCAGGCTGCAGCCAGCATCATCCAGCAGGCCTGGAGGAGACACGTggaagctgctgctgtggacacacccactgacacacactaa